The genomic stretch ATTGTTTGCCCTATAAAGTTGTTAATGGTTACTAACAAAAATCCTCTAAGATATATCAAAGTATCGTGTGAGAATATCGTATAACAATTCCAGTATTTCTCTAAGAACtctcaaaagaaaacaattataGAATAAATGCTGTAGTATTTGAAGGACAAAATAAGTTAcctctttgtttgttttacaatcAAACTATCAACGGTCCTAGCAAAAGAAAGGTTTCGGACTTGCTATATGTTTCTTAAATCTCGCTCTGTTAAGTTCCTTTGCCTTGTCATTTTTATTCTGTTTCTTTTTAAATATGTGCAGAGAGAATCACCGAGTTAATACTCATGGAGGATACTGACCTGGAAACGAAGAGATCAGGGATACGGATATGTGAAGAGGAACAAGAACAGTCGGAGAAGCAGCAAGAAGACCACCCACCACCAGGACAAGCCGATTCTCGCATTTCTCGGGAAGAGGAATCACCTCtttctcatcctcctcctcctcctcctccgtctctCCCTCTTGCTTCCGAGGTTCGACCTTCATCCTCGGCAGTCTCACATCCGTCTCACGAAATGTCAGATCAGTTGCAAGCCGCTCCTGATCAGGTGCCTGAACTTTCATCCCCATTTGCTCCATCATCTTCGCACATTTTCCGGACTGAAAGCCCCGCAGAAATGCCAGCACAGTCGAGCATTTCTGGGGGAGCTTGCCTTCCCAAGGACATGAAACTTATGGAGGAAGAGGGACTGGGTCGGCACGATCAGCTTTATGACTCTGCCGTCCACCACCTCCCTTTCAGTGATTGAACCTTATTTTCGCCGTTCTTGTACTAGACATCACCCGTGCACACTCCCGACGGTTGTGTTGAACTTCTGGTCTTTGCATTGACAGGGCATCAATGGCATTGGTGAGTCCAAGAGGGGTTACGACCTTCATACCGGAGAACAGGCCAGCCGCCTCAAGGAGATGGAAGACGCTGCCATCATGCTGTGTAACCAGGTGGAGGAGCTGGAGGCCAAGTTGTCAATGGCCAACATGTCGGAGCGCCGTCTAATGGATATGCATGATAGGACGAAGAGGGAATTGGCTCTTATGCGAGAGAAAATGGACGAGGGGGATCGTCGGATCGACTACTTAGAAACTGCGGTTTCCAGATACCAGAACAGGATTGTTGTAGCCGAAGCAGAGAAGGAGAAAGCAGAAGAGAGGGTGCGCAGGGCTAGCGCCGAGGGAGGAACCATGAGTGCACCTCGTCCGAGCCCTGCTGATCCAAGGAGTACCCCCC from Rhodamnia argentea isolate NSW1041297 chromosome 2, ASM2092103v1, whole genome shotgun sequence encodes the following:
- the LOC115738992 gene encoding bromodomain adjacent to zinc finger domain protein 2A-like, whose product is MVIIDPSSPVSTDSDTVSGGKIGFCLFFPRKVFARPSSAASTDSDTKSGGKRLLLELKLKVKSRPYDKIKRKAMRVLSLSHLGIDTARFDGKEETLTLVGHINTVEVLFELRKICAIDILSVAILAARNDTVPTTERITELILMEDTDLETKRSGIRICEEEQEQSEKQQEDHPPPGQADSRISREEESPLSHPPPPPPPSLPLASEVRPSSSAVSHPSHEMSDQLQAAPDQVPELSSPFAPSSSHIFRTESPAEMPAQSSISGGACLPKDMKLMEEEGLGRHDQLYDSAVHHLPFRHQWHW